The genome window AAAGACCTGCGAGATGAGCATATCTCTTGGGTCGCGGTAAATAAAATAGTTGACGCGTCCAGCCGCGGTTAAGAAAGAGGCGTTTTCGGGTGTGGCATCCACGTATCCCCAGCTGATCACGCCACCTGGCACAGATCTTAAATCTGCAAGAATTTCATCTGCATTCCGCTTTCCGCCATCCTTCCGAATCGTGCGGATTGGATCCGCGTTCACATACCGATAGGGCATGATGCGCGTGAAGCCGTTGAGGATCTGCAGCAACAGGTGCGACCCGCTCTTCGGCTTCGAGTTGCCAAAGATGGGCGGCGCCTCATCAAAAGAAAACCGCTTCCAGCGCAGAATGGCTTGGACGGTCTTCCCATGCGGGCGGAGTACGCGGCGTAGTTTTTGAGCGAAAGACATAAGGAAAATTTACCACAAAGGCACACAAAGGGTCACAAAGGTTTTTGTGTCGTGCGCCTTTGCCTGCACCGTGCAGCAGGCACGCGTGTGATCCTTTGTGGTTGAAAACTACTCGTTCACAACTCGGCGGAGTTTCTTCATCGAACCTTTTTCGGATTCGTACACCTTCTTCACGCCGTCCCCAAGCGACTCCTCGGTCACGCGGATGTATTTGACCAAACGCTCAAACCCGCCGGGTTCCACCGATGCGGCCTGGTCACTGCCCCACATGGCACGGTCAAGCGTAATGTGACGTTCGATGGAAGTTGCACCAAGTGCGATCGCAATTGCAGAGGGGACAAGCCCCACTTCGTGACCAGAATACCCAATCGGGTTGTTCGGAAATTCCCTGCGCAGCGTTTCGATCATCCTGAGATTTAATTCTTCAGGTTCGCATGGATATGTGCTGGTGCAGTGCATGATGACAAGATTCTCTCCGCCGACCGCATTGACGCCTTTGTGAATCTGCTCCATCGTAGACATGCCCGTTGAGATGATGACAGGCTTGCCCGTCTGGCGGACATATTTCAACAGGTCATGGTCGGTAAGAGAGGCAGATGGAACTTTATATGCAGGTGTGTCGAACTTCTCCATGAAATCAACCGACGGCTCATCCCACACGGAAACCATCCAGTCGATCTTCTTTTCCATGCAATAACGGTCGATCTCGCGGTATTGCTCTTCATTGAATTCCACTTTATATCGATAATCCAAATAGGTAATATAACCCCAGGGTGTTTCGCGCATTTGTTTTTGCTGATCAGGCGGTGTGGCGATCTCCGGCGTACGCTTCTGGAATTTGACCGCATCCGCGCCGGCATGCACTGCCGCGTCAATGATTTTCTTCGCAATATCAAGATCACCGTTATGGTTGATACCGATCTCCGCAATGATGTATGCAGGGTGGCCGTCTCCCATCATTCGCTTTCCAAATTTGATTTCACGAGCCATTCCTAATTCTCCTTTTGAGATAATTGCTTCAACACGAGTTCGCACAGTTCACGCACCGCTCCGTGTCCGCCTTTTTTTGTCAACACAAAATCCGCCGCACGGATGACTTCGGGATATGCATCCGCAACCGCCACAGACCAGCCCGCAATCTCGAAGCATGGAAGGTCGTTGAGGTCGTTGCCAACATAGATGACGTTCTCCGCGTTGACCTTTTTCTGATCAAGGACCTCACGCATCACACGGCCTTTGTCCTGCATCCCGATCCCATGAATCGCATCCACCCCCATCTTTTCCGCACGCGCCTTGACAACGGGATTCGGCTCCGAGGAAAGGATCATCACCTCCACGCCCTTCTCGCGCAGGGTCTTGATGTGCATACTGTCGCTTCGCGACGCTGACACGGCCTCCTTGCCGTTCTCGTCGGTCAGCACGAGGTTGTCCGTCACGACGCCATCAAAGTCGCAGATGATCATATCGATGGTCTCAGGCATCAAGCGATGGGGGTTGCCCGGCGAGACCACCTCCAATCCGCCGTAGATAACCGCTTCGTACTTGGCCCAATCGGAGAGGGTATCAATATCCACCGTATACTTCGGGTCGATCACCAGCGGATAGATGACATCACCTGTCAACGATTTCTTGTCCGCAATCGTCGAGGTGCGGATGACGTCAATATGTCCCGTCTGCCAATAGACAGGCGGCAAAACCTGACGCGGGGCATTGTACGGTTCGGGGATGCCTTCCACTTCAAGTAAGGGATTCAACGGTTTGTCTTCGCCATGGAAACGCCACATTTTGAAAGGATTTTGACCCGCAGGGACAACGCCGCGCATGCAATCTGCATCCTTGTGGTTCAGCAAAATGCGTATCGCATCGTCCACCATGGACGTAGGACGTATGGGAGAGGTCGGGCGTAGTTGGACGACAACTTCCGGGCGATATCCCTCCACGTCCTCCAGCCATTTGAGGGCGTGTTCAAAGACCGGTAAATCTGTTGTCTTGTCCTGTGCCAGTTCAACGGGGCGCAGGAAGGGCGCCTCCGCACCCCATTCCCGGGCAACTTCAGCGATCGCCTCATCATCCGTTGAAACAATGATCCGCGTCACCAATTCAGACTGTTTTGCCGCGGCAATGCTCCAGGCAATCAGCGGATAACCCGCAAAACTGCGGATGTTCTTGCGCGGAATGCCTTTCGAGCCGCCGCGGGCGGGAATTAGGGCGAGAATTTCGGTCATATCATCTCCGCAGGGACACAGCGGCGCTGTGTCCCTGCATGATTTACCAAGCCGTCCAACCGCCGTCCACGATGACGTTGTTGCCCGTCATATAGGAGGATGCGTCGGAGGCGAGGAAAAGGAGTGCGCCGTTCATTTCGTCCTTCTCCGCCATCCTGCCCAAAATGGTCTTGGCGGAGTAATTCCTGACGAAGTATTCTTCGTGATTATTGTACACGCCACCGGGCGTGAGCGCATTGACGCGAATCCTGGTCCCGGCATAATAAGCCGCAAGATATTGGGTGAATCCCATTACGCCTGCCTTGGTGGTTGTGTAATACACGGGCTTATACGCAACACGTTTGCCATCTTTGATGTAAATGCGCTGGTCGGGACCGTTAAGTCCGTACGTGGAACAGATGTTGATGATACTGCCTTTTTTGCCCTGCGCGATCATTTGGTTAACGCAAGCCTGCGTGGTCAGGAACATGCCTGTCAGGTTGACGTTGAGTGCGGCATTCCAGTCTTCGAGCGGATAATCCTCAAAGGCGCCGGGCGCGATTCCCTTTGAAGCGGCAGCCGGGTCAAATTTTGGATCGAGCGCGGCGCTATTGACGAGAATGTCGATGCGGCTGAACTGCCTGACGGTTTCAGCGACCAATTCACGGGTCGATTCGAGGCGGGTCACGTCAAGAGGAAATGCCATCGCAGCATAACCAGACTCAGTGAGGCGCATTGCAGTTTGGGCGGCGAGTTCCATATTTAGATCTGCCGCAACAACAGATGCGCCTGCTTCAGCGAGGGTTTTGCAGAATTCAAATCCCAACTGGCCGCCGCCGCCCGTCACAATGGCAACATGGTCCTTCAAGTTGAATTTATCGAATATGGTCATCTTCTTATGCTTCCTCTATGGAAATGCAGTATAAATCTTATCGCCGCGCGTGTCATGTGCGAGATATAAACCATTGGAAATATCCATGTAAACGGATTGGACATCTTCGTCCGCCGCGCCGAACCTGAAGAGCGCCAGGACCGCTTCACCGGAAAGCACGTCCTGTTGGAGTTCGGCAATGCCCTCCTCATAACGCCCGCGCGGAAGCCCAGTGACGGCATCCACGCGATCGGGAAGAACGTAGCCGGCACGACCCGTGTACAAATAAACGGGACCGACTTGATTGCTGTAAATGCGCGCTCCTTCGGGGAGCCCGCGCAGGAATTGCATGGCTTCTGAATCAAACCAGCGGAAGGATGCATATCCCTGGCCGCCTTTGCGGAGTTGGGCCATTGTACCGGACATAGCCTGTACAGAAAGCGTGAAGATACAAAGCGCAAGAACGATTACCGCTGCGCGCCAAAGGGTCTTTTGTTTTTGCCACAGCCAGACGCCGAAGAAGGCCAGCATGATCAACAGGCTGACGAAGACCGGCGCGACGATGCGGAGTTGGAATTTTGTGGCAGCGTCGAACCATGTCATGGTTACGATGAGGGATGAAAGATAGCCGAAGACATACAGGGTGTTGATAAAGGAGAGTACTTCCGTCATCTCGGTGGCCGGCTTGAAGAATTTTTTCAATCCCTTGAGCACCATCCATATAAGTAAAACCGAGACGATGAATATGAGCAGGGCAGCAAAGAAGTTGGGAATCCGCATCAACGCGCGGCGCCACTCTTCAAAGGGCATGAGGAAGACGGAGAAGTTATAGATTCCCATCTGGATGTTTTCAAGGGTGATGGGATGATAGACGACCGTGCGGTTGGTGGCGCTGTCCGCGAGCAGACGGTTGCGGATGCTCCAGGCGAGGGCAAAGGGAATGAAGCCCGCAAGGAAGGTGCCCGCACTGACCAGCCGTTTGTGCCACGTGTCATGGAGAAGGATGAGGGCAACGCCAAACGTGGCGAGCAGGGCAAGACCTGCGTAACGGGTCAGGTAGGCGAAGGCGGTGAGAACAGCAGTGAGAAAGAGCCAGCTGGTTGGGGTGCGGGAGCCTGCTCCTGCGTTTGCATCAACAAGCTGTTGCGTTCCAAAATATCGAGAAAAGGATAAAAATGATGCAAGAGTGAAGAAAATGTACAGCGGTTCGCTCATTGCAGCGGTGTGAACACGGAACAAGGATGCATTCACCAGAAATAAGAAAGCCAGCACGATCCCTGCAATTTGCGATCTGGTCATGCGCCAGCCGATAAGACCAAGCAGGAATATATTCGTGCCAAATAAAAGGGAATTTACAAAGCGCGTGCCGCGCAGGGGGTCAAGTCCGCTGAGGCCGACGAGCGCAAGAACCGATGAAAAGCCGGGGGGGAAATGCGTGACGGGTTTGTTGGAGGCCAGCCAGGCGGCGCGATATCCGTCCCCGCCCAGGATGCTGCGCGCGCCTGCGATATATGCAATCGAGTCATCAGAAAGCGCGAGTCCCTGTGGAGTTGCATAAAGGACGAGAAATGTTCCCAGTCCAGCAAGCAAGCCCAGGATCAGGAGGGAGGCAAGAAAAGATTGGCGCGAAGTCATAAGATTGACGGCAGGCAATGCGGATTGCATGATCCGCATTGCCTGCCATGTATCCGCGAA of Anaerolineales bacterium contains these proteins:
- a CDS encoding acylneuraminate cytidylyltransferase, which codes for MTEILALIPARGGSKGIPRKNIRSFAGYPLIAWSIAAAKQSELVTRIIVSTDDEAIAEVAREWGAEAPFLRPVELAQDKTTDLPVFEHALKWLEDVEGYRPEVVVQLRPTSPIRPTSMVDDAIRILLNHKDADCMRGVVPAGQNPFKMWRFHGEDKPLNPLLEVEGIPEPYNAPRQVLPPVYWQTGHIDVIRTSTIADKKSLTGDVIYPLVIDPKYTVDIDTLSDWAKYEAVIYGGLEVVSPGNPHRLMPETIDMIICDFDGVVTDNLVLTDENGKEAVSASRSDSMHIKTLREKGVEVMILSSEPNPVVKARAEKMGVDAIHGIGMQDKGRVMREVLDQKKVNAENVIYVGNDLNDLPCFEIAGWSVAVADAYPEVIRAADFVLTKKGGHGAVRELCELVLKQLSQKEN
- a CDS encoding N-acetylneuraminate synthase family protein encodes the protein MAREIKFGKRMMGDGHPAYIIAEIGINHNGDLDIAKKIIDAAVHAGADAVKFQKRTPEIATPPDQQKQMRETPWGYITYLDYRYKVEFNEEQYREIDRYCMEKKIDWMVSVWDEPSVDFMEKFDTPAYKVPSASLTDHDLLKYVRQTGKPVIISTGMSTMEQIHKGVNAVGGENLVIMHCTSTYPCEPEELNLRMIETLRREFPNNPIGYSGHEVGLVPSAIAIALGATSIERHITLDRAMWGSDQAASVEPGGFERLVKYIRVTEESLGDGVKKVYESEKGSMKKLRRVVNE
- a CDS encoding phospholipid carrier-dependent glycosyltransferase; protein product: MQSALPAVNLMTSRQSFLASLLILGLLAGLGTFLVLYATPQGLALSDDSIAYIAGARSILGGDGYRAAWLASNKPVTHFPPGFSSVLALVGLSGLDPLRGTRFVNSLLFGTNIFLLGLIGWRMTRSQIAGIVLAFLFLVNASLFRVHTAAMSEPLYIFFTLASFLSFSRYFGTQQLVDANAGAGSRTPTSWLFLTAVLTAFAYLTRYAGLALLATFGVALILLHDTWHKRLVSAGTFLAGFIPFALAWSIRNRLLADSATNRTVVYHPITLENIQMGIYNFSVFLMPFEEWRRALMRIPNFFAALLIFIVSVLLIWMVLKGLKKFFKPATEMTEVLSFINTLYVFGYLSSLIVTMTWFDAATKFQLRIVAPVFVSLLIMLAFFGVWLWQKQKTLWRAAVIVLALCIFTLSVQAMSGTMAQLRKGGQGYASFRWFDSEAMQFLRGLPEGARIYSNQVGPVYLYTGRAGYVLPDRVDAVTGLPRGRYEEGIAELQQDVLSGEAVLALFRFGAADEDVQSVYMDISNGLYLAHDTRGDKIYTAFP
- a CDS encoding SDR family oxidoreductase → MTIFDKFNLKDHVAIVTGGGGQLGFEFCKTLAEAGASVVAADLNMELAAQTAMRLTESGYAAMAFPLDVTRLESTRELVAETVRQFSRIDILVNSAALDPKFDPAAASKGIAPGAFEDYPLEDWNAALNVNLTGMFLTTQACVNQMIAQGKKGSIINICSTYGLNGPDQRIYIKDGKRVAYKPVYYTTTKAGVMGFTQYLAAYYAGTRIRVNALTPGGVYNNHEEYFVRNYSAKTILGRMAEKDEMNGALLFLASDASSYMTGNNVIVDGGWTAW